The proteins below come from a single Anderseniella sp. Alg231-50 genomic window:
- a CDS encoding ATP-binding protein has protein sequence MLWAFIAVRRITTGKTEAEARIAGLEADLNEAQAIINAEPSVLFIWRTSQGAPDTITGDLRGTVQLNTELENLAEFSSWLDEESIGAMESGLDVLRSAGTPFNMALKTLDGELVEADGRVAGGVATMRIKPLSGERRDTKELMFDARRLGKQVERLSSMLDKAPFPVFLRDEAGSLVWVNQAYMDAIEHSDIDEVISQNISLIDREAFKLVSTQAGNERSISRGAAVVAGAKRILELVEVPFDNTTASFALDMTRLEDTRKELDRQIRSHASTLNKITAAIATFAADQKLSFYNAAFAQLWSLDTKWLDTHPSHGEILDRLREERKLPEQANYRSWKTEQLASYARLDTPDELWHLPDGRSLRVVSEQPRSGEVSVLYEDVSEKIQLESRYNELIGVQRETIDNMHEGLALFGTDGCLKLFNPTFGRFWQLDEAFLDKRPHVVEVFQQCARLMPQQDMWNEVKLAVTSLSDSRRPLQDRLIRPDGMVLDYNVVPLPDGNTLITYVDVTASSGIERALRERNEALEAADRLKTGFLSNVSYELRTPLNSILGFASMLSAGIAGELAPKQSEYVADIQSSSNDLLAVIDAILDLTTIDAGAMELRLETIAVEDLLSDVANDFSRRIDERDLTLNIEIAENAGSLKADSRRLHQTIGHLLSNAIGFSPTGATVRMGARRDGSDVLLWVADNGRGMDDEFQKKAFERFNAKPLAGGHRGPGLGLALVKSFVELHGGSVRLMSKLQQGTTVICRLPDSGPREVIPPGSIEQPRSVSMN, from the coding sequence ATGCTGTGGGCTTTCATCGCAGTGCGCCGCATTACGACGGGCAAAACCGAAGCTGAGGCCAGAATTGCCGGGCTGGAAGCAGACCTGAACGAGGCGCAGGCCATCATCAACGCCGAGCCAAGCGTGCTGTTCATCTGGCGGACCAGTCAGGGTGCACCGGATACCATCACCGGTGATTTGCGCGGCACGGTTCAACTGAATACCGAACTGGAAAATCTGGCCGAGTTTTCCAGTTGGCTTGATGAGGAATCCATCGGCGCCATGGAAAGCGGGCTGGATGTGCTGCGCTCGGCCGGTACGCCGTTCAACATGGCCCTGAAGACCCTGGATGGCGAACTGGTCGAAGCAGACGGCCGCGTCGCCGGCGGTGTCGCGACCATGCGCATCAAGCCATTGTCCGGTGAACGGCGCGACACAAAGGAGCTGATGTTCGATGCCAGGCGCCTGGGCAAACAGGTTGAACGGCTGAGTTCAATGCTCGACAAGGCGCCGTTTCCGGTGTTTCTGCGCGACGAGGCCGGTAGCCTGGTCTGGGTAAACCAGGCCTATATGGACGCTATTGAACATTCAGATATCGACGAGGTGATTTCGCAAAACATTTCCCTCATCGACCGGGAAGCCTTCAAGCTGGTTTCTACCCAAGCCGGTAACGAGCGCTCGATTTCCCGCGGTGCCGCAGTTGTGGCAGGCGCCAAACGCATTCTGGAACTGGTGGAAGTGCCGTTCGACAACACGACCGCCTCGTTTGCGCTGGACATGACGCGCCTTGAAGACACCCGCAAGGAGCTGGATCGCCAGATTCGCTCCCATGCCAGTACGCTGAACAAGATCACGGCAGCCATAGCCACCTTTGCAGCGGACCAGAAGCTGTCGTTCTACAATGCCGCCTTTGCGCAATTGTGGTCGCTGGACACAAAGTGGCTCGACACGCACCCCAGCCATGGCGAGATTCTCGACCGGCTGCGCGAGGAACGCAAACTGCCTGAACAGGCCAATTACCGGAGCTGGAAAACAGAGCAGCTTGCGTCCTATGCGCGCCTGGATACGCCGGACGAATTGTGGCACCTGCCGGATGGCCGGTCCCTGCGCGTGGTGTCCGAGCAGCCGCGCTCCGGCGAGGTCTCGGTGTTGTACGAAGACGTGTCCGAGAAGATACAGCTTGAAAGCCGCTACAACGAGCTGATCGGCGTACAGCGCGAGACGATCGACAACATGCATGAAGGGCTGGCGCTGTTTGGCACAGACGGTTGCCTGAAACTCTTCAACCCGACATTCGGCCGTTTCTGGCAACTGGACGAAGCCTTTCTCGATAAACGCCCGCACGTGGTTGAAGTGTTTCAGCAATGTGCCCGGCTGATGCCGCAGCAGGATATGTGGAACGAGGTCAAGCTGGCCGTTACATCGCTGTCCGACAGCCGCAGACCGCTTCAGGACCGGCTGATCCGCCCGGACGGCATGGTGCTGGATTACAATGTCGTGCCGTTGCCCGACGGCAACACGCTGATAACCTATGTGGACGTAACTGCCAGTTCGGGTATTGAACGTGCACTGCGCGAGCGCAATGAGGCGCTGGAAGCCGCAGACCGGCTCAAGACCGGCTTCCTGTCAAATGTGTCCTATGAACTGCGCACGCCGCTGAACTCGATCTTGGGATTTGCCTCGATGCTGTCGGCCGGTATTGCCGGTGAACTGGCTCCGAAACAATCGGAATATGTTGCCGACATTCAGTCATCATCAAATGATCTGCTGGCGGTCATCGACGCCATTCTAGACCTCACGACCATTGATGCAGGCGCCATGGAACTGCGTCTGGAGACGATTGCGGTCGAAGACCTGTTGTCGGATGTCGCCAATGATTTCTCCAGGCGTATCGACGAACGGGATCTGACGCTGAACATAGAGATTGCCGAAAACGCCGGGTCGCTGAAGGCCGACAGCCGGCGGCTTCATCAGACCATCGGTCACCTGTTGTCGAATGCCATCGGCTTTTCGCCAACCGGCGCCACAGTGCGCATGGGCGCCCGGCGCGACGGCAGCGATGTACTGTTGTGGGTAGCTGATAACGGCAGGGGCATGGATGATGAATTCCAGAAAAAGGCGTTTGAACGGTTCAATGCGAAACCGCTTGCGGGTGGCCATCGCGGCCCCGGCCTGGGCCTGGCACTGGTGAAGAGTTTTGTGGAACTGCACGGCGGGTCGGTCCGCCTGATGTCAAA